A genomic region of Dermacentor silvarum isolate Dsil-2018 unplaced genomic scaffold, BIME_Dsil_1.4 Seq230, whole genome shotgun sequence contains the following coding sequences:
- the LOC125941763 gene encoding uncharacterized protein LOC125941763, whose translation MYEINKSRKLKENHGVWYRPDPFTRHKVSPECVSAAREYYTKDELECSRQSPNRKDVLSVTIDGEKVLVTKRFMTRSIREAFRIYKDEHPDSGIGLSKFYTLRPRWVKCYPQHDVCVCVICTNYKLCLAALENITGHRINSDDLHSAFICIPSSAQCLLGECNQCLKGGSLAVEELNIPEEEEIQLATSEAGDLVKKVLDADTFLNHLRVLVAKWIVHIHTRKTQGKAIYEEKQCTQRGSIVFHFDFAENWTVVLPDEVQAYHWKKQQVSVFTCMVTTKKSTESFAIVSDDLNHDSAHACLALKKATEWVDDNLPVYSKVTYVSDGAASHFKNRYRLYEFGKSDCPNTQWIFSATGHGKNACDGVGGLVKYQAMFNNLRTSPESAIRAARDFVTILTEKLKGVHLIHLEEKEVAAIRDLKKDEWMKVPAFHGIQSWHAWQLSRSTEASPELYVARIAGSAWKKLCLQE comes from the coding sequence ATGTATGAAATAAACAAGTCcaggaaattgaaagaaaatcacGGTGTGTGGTACCGGCCGGATCCTTTCACCAGGCACAAGGTGAGCCCTGAGTGCGTATCTGCGGCACGTGAGTACTACACGAAGGACGAGTTGGAATGCTCGAGACAAAGCCCTAACAGAAAGGATGTCTTGTCGGTTACGATCGATGGAGAAAAAGTATTAGTAACAAAGCGTTTCATGACCAGATCTATTAGAGAGGCATTCCGCATATACAAAGACGAGCATCCTGATTCTGGCATTGGCCTATCAAAATTCTACACCTTGCGACCGCGCTGGGTAAAATGTTATCCCCAGCATGATGTGTGCGTTTGTGTCATTTGCACCAACTATAAACTTTGCCTTGCCGCTCTTGAGAACATTACTGGCCACAGAATCAATTCTGATGACCTTCACTCCGCATTCATTTGCATTCCGTCATCAGCACAGTGCCTTTTAGGCGAATGCAATCAGTGTCTAAAAGGCGGGTCCCTGGCAGTGGAGGAACTTAATatcccagaagaagaagaaatacagCTAGCGACGTCGGAGGCAGGCGACCTTGTGAAAAAGGTTTTGGATGCTGATACTTTTTTGAATCATCTTCGGGTTCTAGTGGCAAAGTGGATCGTGCACATCCACACCAGGAAGACACAAGGCAAAGCTATCTACGAGGAAAAGCAATGTACACAGCGTGGGAGCATTGTATTCCACTTCGATTTTGCCGAAAACTGGACTGTCGTGCTTCCTGACGAAGTTCAGGCATACCACTGGAAAAAGCAGCAAGTATCCGTGTTTACATGCATGGTAACAACGAAAAAATCTACGGAGAGTTTCGCTATTGTTAGTGACGACTTGAACCACGACTCCGCTCACGCCTGCTTGGCTCTAAAGAAAGCGACAGAATGGGTGGACGATAACCTGCCGGTGTACTCCAAGGTGACGTATGTGAGTGATGGAGCCGCCAGTCATTTCAAAAATAGATACCGCCTTTACGAGTTCGGAAAGAGCGATTGTCCCAATACCCAATGGATATTCTCAGCAACTGGACACGGGAAAAACGCGTGCGACGGAGTTGGAGGACTCGTCAAGTATCAAGCAATGTTCAACAACTTGAGAACAAGCCCTGAAAGTGCAATTCGGGCAGCCAGAGACTTTGTAACAATtttaacagaaaaactgaaaggtGTGCATCTAATACAtcttgaagaaaaagaagttgCTGCCATCCGCGACTTAAAGAAGGATGAGTGGATGAAAGTGCCCGCCTTCCATGGCATTCAGTCTTGGCATGCCTGGCAGCTATCCAGGTCAACGGAAGCATCTCCTGAATTGTACGTGGCACGCATAGCCGGGTCTGCATGGAAGAAACTATGTCTACAGGAATGA